From the genome of Bacteroides sp. MSB163, one region includes:
- a CDS encoding BT_3987 domain-containing protein, with product MKKHILFSLAIGSLFMLTGCENTNVWEEEQYIKQAYLVGIGEEGALVTRNVNYADESAETFVSVGTSGSLNPDGDIHCTLIEDPSGITSYNQKYKSSTEIQYQALPTANYNISSMNAVIRAGESYTRIPVAIHPEGLHCDSLYALPLKMESCKEYPVAQAETVVLFAIKTYNNYSGYYNYIGTNNGASFSLIRNAVAVNKNTIRIYYTGTEELARAKDTGLTITVNEDNTLSLAGWKNLNVTEGSGSYDPQNKTFSFACKVNGNEVEAYLISATASEE from the coding sequence ATGAAAAAGCATATTTTATTTTCATTAGCGATAGGTTCGCTCTTTATGCTCACCGGATGTGAGAACACCAATGTTTGGGAAGAGGAACAGTATATAAAACAAGCCTATCTGGTAGGTATCGGAGAAGAAGGAGCATTAGTGACCCGCAACGTCAACTATGCGGACGAAAGTGCAGAAACTTTCGTATCGGTAGGCACCAGCGGCTCATTGAATCCGGATGGGGACATTCACTGTACATTGATTGAAGATCCCTCAGGCATCACTTCTTACAATCAAAAATATAAATCGAGTACGGAAATCCAATATCAGGCACTTCCTACGGCTAATTACAACATATCTTCAATGAATGCGGTGATCCGTGCCGGAGAATCTTATACCCGCATACCTGTCGCCATCCACCCGGAAGGATTACATTGTGACTCCTTATACGCCCTTCCGCTGAAAATGGAATCTTGCAAGGAGTATCCCGTTGCACAAGCTGAAACAGTGGTTCTGTTCGCTATAAAGACCTACAACAACTACTCGGGATACTACAATTACATCGGTACCAACAACGGAGCTTCCTTTAGTTTGATTCGTAATGCCGTTGCCGTAAACAAGAATACAATTCGTATTTATTATACAGGTACTGAGGAACTGGCAAGAGCGAAAGATACCGGACTCACCATTACAGTGAACGAAGATAACACACTCAGCCTTGCCGGATGGAAGAACCTGAATGTTACGGAGGGAAGCGGAAGCTACGATCCTCAAAACAAAACATTCAGCTTTGCATGCAAGGTGAATGGAAATGAAGTGGAAGCCTACTTAATATCGGCAACGGCAAGCGAAGAATAA
- a CDS encoding RagB/SusD family nutrient uptake outer membrane protein encodes MNTKYTFKALLCSMFIWAGVSLGLSSCESYLDVDSYFYDQTNIDSIFQSKVRVNEYINGIATKLPNESKLFTESSFPFGMASDECFASWPEDYGDSGNRHSAMALLLGNETPQSAHYNNWVTFYQGIRKANTVLTRINECKELSDMERRDYTGRAYFLRGYFYFSLLRQYGPVPIVPDKPFDADTPSEEASVERNTYDECVDYICNDMEKASEFLQETRTQQFQNIPTKGAALAVISRLRLYAASPWYNGNNRYTDWKTSDGRNYISPTNDNSKWGKAAVAAKRVINMDKYKLYTTARTERTQKLPTNIPQESYPNGAGNIDPYASYKTLFDGSVNAELIPEYIYYCDAITGGDSPQWLATPTALGGANGINLCMDLIDSYKMIDGYDIHHSSANYPYPDASHAGDPIDIAYRVSDGYTVDGNVAKVDAYREPRFYATIGYNHCIWPGTSYVGNDPVTNVEVTYYSDGNAGPLPEYPDNYNRTGYTLRKYINQEDNMKGSSRAKTFAVFRYAEILLNYVEALNELEGSYTDEATGITVARNTEEIKKYFNMIRYRAGMPGITDAELNSRDDMREAIKLERKVEFALEGLRYHDLRRWGDADAAYNTKIIGWNTKARVNNRTGFYTRTIWDSERIQKRVFTQKMYFFPIPQTTLDHNAKLVQNPGW; translated from the coding sequence ATGAATACTAAATATACATTTAAAGCTCTTCTTTGCAGTATGTTCATTTGGGCGGGAGTAAGTCTTGGATTAAGCTCATGCGAGTCTTATCTGGATGTAGATTCCTACTTTTATGATCAAACTAATATCGACTCTATCTTCCAGAGCAAAGTACGTGTCAACGAATATATTAATGGAATTGCCACTAAACTTCCGAATGAGAGTAAACTGTTCACTGAATCTTCCTTCCCATTCGGTATGGCCTCCGATGAATGTTTTGCCTCTTGGCCAGAGGATTATGGCGATAGTGGTAACCGACATTCTGCAATGGCATTATTATTAGGAAACGAAACACCGCAAAGTGCACACTATAATAATTGGGTAACTTTTTACCAAGGCATTCGTAAAGCCAACACTGTACTAACCCGCATCAATGAGTGCAAAGAGCTATCGGATATGGAACGTCGTGACTATACAGGCCGCGCTTACTTCCTGCGTGGTTATTTTTACTTCAGTTTGCTACGCCAATATGGCCCCGTGCCCATTGTTCCAGACAAACCTTTTGATGCCGATACTCCGTCTGAAGAAGCTTCAGTAGAGCGAAACACTTATGATGAATGTGTAGATTATATTTGCAATGATATGGAAAAAGCATCAGAATTCCTTCAAGAAACCCGTACACAGCAGTTCCAAAATATTCCGACAAAAGGTGCAGCATTAGCTGTCATTTCGCGTTTGCGCCTTTATGCCGCAAGTCCATGGTATAACGGTAACAACCGATATACAGACTGGAAAACCTCGGATGGACGAAACTATATCTCTCCAACCAACGATAACTCTAAATGGGGGAAGGCCGCCGTAGCTGCAAAACGTGTCATCAATATGGATAAATACAAACTTTATACGACTGCGCGTACAGAAAGAACTCAAAAACTTCCGACCAACATTCCACAGGAGAGTTATCCCAATGGAGCTGGTAACATTGATCCTTACGCATCGTATAAGACCTTGTTCGACGGTTCTGTCAATGCAGAGTTAATCCCAGAATACATTTATTATTGTGATGCCATAACTGGTGGAGACTCCCCACAGTGGTTAGCAACACCAACTGCCTTAGGAGGTGCCAACGGTATAAATCTCTGTATGGATTTGATTGATTCCTACAAAATGATAGATGGATATGACATTCACCATTCCAGCGCAAACTATCCTTACCCTGATGCTTCTCATGCAGGTGATCCGATAGATATTGCTTACAGAGTATCTGACGGCTATACCGTGGATGGCAATGTAGCCAAAGTAGATGCCTACCGTGAACCTCGCTTTTACGCAACCATAGGATATAATCATTGTATCTGGCCTGGTACCTCTTATGTGGGCAATGACCCGGTGACCAATGTGGAAGTGACTTATTACTCTGATGGTAATGCAGGCCCCCTTCCCGAATATCCGGACAACTACAACCGTACAGGCTATACCCTCCGCAAATACATCAATCAGGAAGATAACATGAAAGGCTCCAGTCGTGCCAAAACATTTGCTGTATTCCGTTATGCGGAAATCCTCCTCAACTATGTAGAAGCTTTAAATGAATTGGAAGGAAGTTATACGGATGAAGCCACAGGTATCACCGTGGCCCGCAATACAGAAGAAATAAAGAAATATTTCAATATGATACGTTATCGTGCCGGCATGCCGGGTATTACCGATGCCGAACTGAACAGCAGAGACGACATGCGTGAAGCCATCAAGCTGGAACGTAAAGTGGAGTTTGCCCTCGAAGGACTTCGCTATCACGATTTACGCCGTTGGGGCGATGCGGACGCAGCTTATAATACAAAGATTATCGGTTGGAATACCAAAGCCAGAGTAAACAACCGTACCGGATTCTACACCCGTACAATATGGGATTCAGAGAGAATACAGAAGCGTGTATTTACACAGAAGATGTACTTCTTCCCCATCCCACAGACAACGTTGGATCATAATGCAAAACTGGTTCAGAATCCAGGCTGGTAA
- a CDS encoding beta-galactosidase, protein MKKLVLWILFISIGKIIYAQPKFDNVLYGAAYYHEYMPSERLDKDIQMMKECGLNVVRVGESSWGLFEPQEGVFDFKWMDRIIDKMYAAGIKVILGTPTYSIPAWMAEKHPEVLAVYQRGGKAHYGIRQNMDITNPTYLFYSERIIRRLLEHYASHPGIIGYQVDNETLARGINNQDFFVGFRSYIKRKFDNSLDSLNHAWGLNYWGMNIHTWEEFYARDGVTNPSYKLEWERYGRKKVADFLNWQVDIVNEYKRKDQFVTHCFMPFFHEMDQKESMRQMQYPAINIYHDVQDKQDGHFIAYGGDFMRTVSKGNYLITETNAQGRGWDAKAQYPPYDRQLRQNVYSHLASGANMVEYWHWSTLHYGQEMYWRGVLGHDLVPNRIYKEFATVAGELKKIGQKLVNLRKKNKVAILFSHDSYYGLQFMPYTNRENYPVEMIHQVLFNMNIETDIVPCDNDDCDFSEYKLLVIPSLYVASETLLNKIATFVEQGGKVIMMYKSGYCNEFDAARTEIAPGPLRKVCGFYYQEYSTIGAMKLKENPWGIESNAASEFMEFIIPETAQPLAYVEHPFFQKWPVVTKNNYGKGSLVYIATYPSWELLDKIICQEAEQTGLRHKEDYKFPIIVRQGINDQGKRIRYIFNYSASSQSIKYNYSKNGIDLLSKKMVKKDELVTIEPWDLLIIEEN, encoded by the coding sequence ATGAAGAAGTTGGTTTTATGGATATTATTTATTTCAATAGGTAAAATTATATATGCGCAGCCCAAATTCGATAATGTATTGTACGGTGCTGCTTATTATCATGAATATATGCCATCTGAACGTTTGGACAAAGACATTCAGATGATGAAGGAGTGTGGACTTAATGTGGTGCGTGTCGGTGAATCTTCTTGGGGGTTGTTTGAACCGCAAGAAGGGGTTTTTGATTTTAAATGGATGGACCGGATTATCGATAAAATGTACGCAGCCGGTATTAAAGTTATTTTAGGGACGCCTACTTACTCTATTCCAGCCTGGATGGCAGAAAAACATCCGGAAGTGTTGGCGGTATATCAGAGGGGTGGGAAAGCTCATTATGGTATTAGACAAAATATGGATATTACAAATCCTACTTATCTCTTTTATAGTGAACGCATCATTCGTCGTCTACTGGAGCATTATGCTTCGCATCCTGGTATTATTGGTTATCAGGTAGATAATGAAACTTTAGCGCGTGGAATTAATAATCAGGATTTCTTTGTGGGATTTCGGAGTTATATAAAACGGAAATTCGATAATAGTCTTGACTCTTTGAACCATGCGTGGGGACTCAATTATTGGGGAATGAATATACATACATGGGAAGAATTTTATGCCAGAGATGGAGTTACAAATCCTTCTTATAAACTGGAATGGGAACGGTATGGAAGAAAGAAAGTTGCTGATTTCTTAAATTGGCAAGTGGATATTGTGAATGAATATAAGCGAAAGGATCAATTTGTGACCCATTGTTTTATGCCGTTTTTCCATGAAATGGACCAGAAAGAGAGTATGCGTCAGATGCAATATCCCGCAATTAATATTTATCATGATGTTCAAGATAAACAAGATGGACATTTCATTGCTTATGGAGGAGATTTTATGCGTACAGTGTCGAAAGGCAATTATCTTATAACTGAAACCAATGCGCAAGGTAGAGGATGGGACGCAAAAGCACAATATCCTCCTTATGATCGTCAATTACGTCAAAATGTTTATTCTCATTTGGCTTCTGGAGCCAATATGGTGGAATACTGGCATTGGTCAACTCTGCATTATGGACAAGAAATGTATTGGCGGGGAGTGTTGGGGCATGATTTGGTTCCTAATCGCATTTATAAGGAATTTGCTACTGTAGCTGGAGAATTGAAGAAGATAGGTCAGAAACTTGTAAATCTACGAAAAAAAAATAAAGTCGCCATTTTGTTCAGTCATGATTCATATTATGGCCTGCAATTTATGCCTTATACAAATAGAGAGAATTATCCTGTTGAAATGATACACCAAGTGTTGTTTAATATGAATATAGAGACGGATATTGTTCCATGTGATAATGATGATTGTGATTTCTCTGAATATAAATTGTTGGTTATTCCGTCACTGTATGTTGCCTCTGAGACTCTTTTGAATAAGATTGCGACATTTGTTGAACAGGGTGGCAAAGTAATTATGATGTATAAAAGTGGTTATTGCAATGAATTTGATGCGGCAAGAACAGAGATAGCTCCGGGACCATTACGTAAAGTATGTGGTTTCTACTATCAGGAGTATTCTACGATAGGGGCGATGAAGTTAAAAGAAAATCCTTGGGGAATAGAATCAAATGCAGCAAGTGAATTTATGGAGTTTATTATTCCGGAGACGGCACAACCATTAGCATATGTTGAGCATCCATTTTTTCAGAAATGGCCAGTTGTGACAAAAAATAATTATGGGAAAGGGAGTTTAGTTTATATTGCTACATATCCTTCTTGGGAACTGTTAGATAAAATCATCTGCCAAGAGGCTGAACAAACTGGATTAAGACATAAAGAGGACTATAAATTTCCAATAATTGTTAGACAAGGTATAAATGATCAGGGAAAGCGGATTCGTTATATATTCAATTATTCTGCTTCTTCCCAGTCTATTAAGTACAATTATAGTAAGAATGGCATTGATCTGCTAAGTAAGAAGATGGTAAAGAAAGATGAGCTTGTTACTATTGAACCGTGGGACTTACTGATAATCGAAGAAAACTGA
- a CDS encoding RagB/SusD family nutrient uptake outer membrane protein, giving the protein MKIAKIIMISAVVTGLVSCDDFLDRTPQSNLSPETYFTSSSQLKAYADRMYSDILPSHSNSGNNYGIYGVDTGTDNQTGAEASNIYADGLWKVPNTESNDWKFDWIYHTNFFLSNVLVKYGEDLNGSQNTIEGNISEIKHYIGEVYFLRACEYFKRYWKFGDFPIVTEPLPDDKDVLIEANKRMPRNEVARFILSDLDKAATLMSGQQMSTNRINKDAALLLKSRVALFEGTWLKYFKGTAFVPNGEGWPGKNKEYNANYQYQSGSIDNEITYFLEQSMAAAKEVAEKYKGSLTVNTGVLQQSVTEPENPYFEMFANEDLSSYPEVLLWRQYGRSLVTHAVDIAANQGNNRIGVTRGLVNNFLMSDGTPVYKNGSYADGNDYYKGDKTIHDVRQNRDSRLVVFLKEPGQKSILYENPEGTEAWMEEPYPLITSVDGQRGYLTGYALRKGGSFDQSNYLNMNSYSASVCYRAAEALLNYMEACYEKNSSLDNLAKEYWQIIRERAHVDSNFEKTISQTDMNEEAKNDWGAYSGGRLIDATLYNIRRERRCELMAEGLRYMDLCRWRAMDQMISTPYFVEGIHIWNTPMEKWYNDLLADGSDKATVSSPAVSEYLRPYQKNSNQKCSNGYMWHMAHYLTPIMYKQFLVTLSSGNNVEDSPLYQNPYWPLAADQSAEK; this is encoded by the coding sequence ATGAAAATAGCAAAAATAATAATGATAAGTGCCGTGGTAACCGGACTTGTCTCTTGTGATGATTTTCTAGACAGGACTCCTCAGTCAAACCTTTCTCCGGAAACTTATTTTACGAGTAGTTCCCAACTTAAGGCTTATGCCGACAGAATGTACTCTGATATTCTTCCGTCTCATTCCAATAGTGGTAATAATTATGGAATTTATGGGGTAGATACAGGCACTGATAATCAAACAGGGGCTGAAGCAAGTAATATTTATGCTGATGGACTATGGAAAGTTCCTAATACAGAGAGTAATGATTGGAAATTCGATTGGATTTATCATACTAATTTTTTCCTTTCAAATGTATTGGTGAAGTATGGTGAAGACCTGAATGGCTCACAGAATACCATAGAAGGAAATATATCAGAAATCAAGCACTATATTGGTGAAGTTTATTTCTTGCGTGCTTGTGAATATTTTAAACGTTATTGGAAGTTTGGTGATTTTCCGATTGTAACAGAACCTTTGCCTGATGACAAAGATGTTCTTATTGAAGCTAACAAGCGGATGCCCAGAAATGAAGTGGCACGATTTATTTTGTCTGATTTGGATAAGGCTGCTACTCTTATGAGTGGACAGCAGATGAGCACTAATCGCATAAACAAGGATGCTGCCTTGCTATTGAAGTCGAGAGTTGCGCTATTTGAAGGGACATGGTTGAAGTACTTTAAAGGAACTGCTTTTGTACCTAATGGAGAAGGATGGCCAGGAAAGAATAAAGAATATAATGCCAATTATCAATATCAGTCGGGAAGTATAGATAATGAAATAACTTATTTCCTTGAGCAGTCTATGGCTGCTGCTAAAGAAGTTGCTGAAAAATATAAAGGAAGCCTGACTGTGAACACGGGTGTGTTGCAGCAATCGGTGACTGAACCGGAGAATCCTTATTTTGAAATGTTTGCTAATGAGGATTTATCTTCCTATCCGGAAGTCTTGTTGTGGCGGCAATATGGGCGTAGCCTCGTTACTCATGCTGTTGATATTGCAGCTAATCAGGGAAATAATAGAATTGGTGTGACGCGAGGGTTGGTAAATAACTTCTTGATGTCTGACGGAACGCCTGTATACAAAAATGGCAGTTATGCCGATGGAAATGATTATTATAAAGGTGATAAAACTATCCATGATGTTCGTCAGAATCGTGACTCAAGATTGGTTGTATTCTTAAAGGAACCTGGTCAGAAAAGTATTTTGTATGAAAATCCGGAAGGAACAGAAGCATGGATGGAAGAGCCGTATCCGTTGATAACTTCCGTAGACGGTCAGAGAGGATATCTGACTGGTTATGCTTTGAGAAAAGGAGGTTCTTTCGACCAGTCGAACTACTTGAATATGAACAGTTATTCTGCCTCTGTTTGCTATCGGGCAGCTGAGGCATTACTTAACTATATGGAGGCATGCTATGAGAAAAATAGTTCGCTGGATAACCTTGCTAAAGAATATTGGCAGATTATTCGTGAACGTGCTCATGTAGATAGCAATTTTGAAAAGACAATATCACAGACCGATATGAATGAGGAGGCTAAAAATGACTGGGGAGCTTACTCTGGTGGGCGTCTAATTGATGCTACTTTGTATAATATCCGCCGGGAGCGCCGGTGTGAGTTGATGGCAGAGGGCTTACGCTATATGGATTTGTGTCGTTGGAGGGCTATGGACCAGATGATAAGTACTCCATATTTTGTAGAAGGAATTCATATCTGGAACACACCAATGGAAAAATGGTATAATGACTTATTGGCTGATGGTTCAGACAAGGCTACTGTATCTTCTCCGGCAGTTAGTGAATATCTTCGACCTTATCAGAAAAATAGTAATCAGAAATGTAGTAATGGCTATATGTGGCACATGGCACATTACCTGACCCCTATTATGTATAAGCAATTTCTAGTGACATTATCAAGTGGTAATAATGTAGAAGATTCTCCTCTTTATCAGAATCCGTATTGGCCATTGGCAGCAGATCAGTCTGCAGAAAAGTAA
- a CDS encoding beta-glycosidase, with amino-acid sequence MREKNIKRVFMCCLTALAANTYAQNFNWVSSTEGNTWKQSKVKLQSSAGQTPLLDISGTEEGTTFKAWGTTFNELCWDALNMLTRDEQDDLLKKMFSPEGELRFNRGRISMNANDYARGWYSCDEVSGDFQLKYFNINRDKLAIIPFVRAAQKYNPGMTFWMSPWSPPSWMKINNDYPVRSDRTNKMSPLSDVVLYEDNTETRDNVFPRQLAVNDYMIQDPRYLQTYANFFCKFIDAYKEQGIPIDMIMYQNEAYSYTPYPGCAWTAEGTVRFNVEYLAPTLKKRHPEVALYLGTFNTNRYDYVDKILSDPRMPQSVQGVGFQWEGGQILPKIRAKYPQYKYMQTESECGGGTFDWRAGEHTFHLINHYLGNGCEEYTFWNSTLCDNGESPWGWKQNALIHVDSKSRTATLTPEYYAVRHYSQFVTPGSRIIAYKPSTEGRTPVLVVETPEKKKVVIAGNFNDKAKKVTVKLGNRYLNIELQPHSFNTFEEK; translated from the coding sequence ATGAGAGAAAAAAACATCAAAAGAGTGTTTATGTGTTGCCTCACCGCTTTGGCTGCTAATACCTATGCCCAGAATTTCAATTGGGTCAGCAGCACCGAAGGCAACACTTGGAAACAATCAAAAGTGAAATTACAATCGAGCGCCGGCCAAACCCCGCTTTTAGATATCAGCGGAACGGAAGAAGGCACCACATTCAAAGCATGGGGAACCACCTTTAACGAACTGTGCTGGGATGCCTTGAATATGCTCACCCGTGATGAACAGGATGACCTGTTGAAGAAAATGTTTTCCCCTGAAGGAGAACTTCGTTTCAACAGAGGCCGCATTTCGATGAATGCCAATGACTATGCCCGCGGCTGGTATAGCTGCGATGAAGTATCAGGCGACTTCCAACTGAAGTATTTCAACATCAACCGTGATAAACTGGCTATTATCCCCTTTGTCCGTGCAGCGCAAAAGTATAATCCGGGTATGACTTTCTGGATGTCTCCCTGGTCACCTCCCAGCTGGATGAAAATTAACAATGACTATCCGGTTCGCAGCGACAGGACTAATAAGATGTCGCCTCTGTCTGATGTAGTACTCTATGAGGATAATACGGAGACACGCGATAACGTCTTCCCCCGGCAACTCGCAGTGAACGACTACATGATACAAGACCCCCGCTATCTGCAAACTTATGCCAACTTCTTCTGCAAATTCATTGATGCTTATAAAGAACAAGGAATTCCCATCGATATGATCATGTATCAGAACGAAGCATACAGCTATACTCCGTATCCCGGTTGTGCCTGGACAGCCGAGGGTACCGTACGTTTCAACGTAGAGTATCTGGCGCCCACATTAAAGAAGCGCCATCCGGAAGTAGCTCTCTACCTTGGTACTTTCAATACCAACCGCTATGACTATGTTGATAAAATACTCTCCGACCCACGCATGCCGCAAAGCGTTCAGGGAGTTGGCTTTCAGTGGGAAGGAGGACAGATACTGCCTAAAATACGTGCCAAATACCCCCAGTACAAGTATATGCAGACAGAAAGCGAATGCGGTGGAGGTACCTTCGACTGGAGAGCGGGCGAACACACCTTCCATCTGATTAACCACTACCTGGGTAATGGCTGCGAAGAATACACCTTCTGGAACAGTACGCTTTGTGATAATGGTGAAAGTCCCTGGGGTTGGAAACAGAACGCTTTGATACATGTTGATTCAAAATCCCGTACGGCAACTCTTACACCGGAGTATTATGCTGTAAGACATTATAGCCAGTTCGTAACACCCGGTTCACGTATAATAGCTTACAAGCCTTCAACAGAAGGAAGAACACCGGTCTTGGTAGTGGAAACTCCAGAAAAGAAAAAGGTAGTGATAGCCGGAAACTTTAATGATAAGGCTAAAAAAGTAACTGTGAAATTGGGTAACCGTTACCTGAACATTGAACTTCAACCGCACTCTTTCAATACATTCGAAGAGAAGTAG